DNA sequence from the Dethiosulfovibrio faecalis genome:
GTCCTTCCGTCCATGAGGGGCAACGGAGGCGGCAGGATCGTGAACTCCACTTCGTCCTCGGTAAAATCGGTCCTGGACAACCTGATACTGTCCAACACCTTCAGGACCGGGGTCATGGGGCTGACGAAATCCCTGTCCCAAGAGCTCGGAAAGGACGGCATTCTGGTCAACGTCATAGGTCCGGGAAGGATAGGTACCGCCAGGATAGAGCATCTGGACTCGATCAGGGCGGAAAGGTCGGGGCTGTCGGTCGAAGAGGTCCGACGCAAGGCCTTCGACTCCATCCCCCTGGGAAGATATGGAACAGTGGACGAATACGGCCGATTGGCCGCCTTCCTCTGCTCCGAGGCCAACACCTACATAACGGGACAGACTATCCTCCTGGACGGAGGGATGGTCAAGGCGTTCTAGCAAAGGAAGTTCTCACACAGGGGGCCGAGGCAAATTTTCGCCTCGGCCCCTTTAGGTCACCTCAACAACGGCATGGCACCGGTGAGGCTGTTCACCTTCTTAGCGTCGCCG
Encoded proteins:
- a CDS encoding SDR family oxidoreductase, yielding MDLGLRDKTAIVMASSGGLGKGIATELAREGAKVMLFSPSEEKLAEAQRDIEKETGNRPSFFVGDITAAEDIKGLVDATVKKLGPVYALVNNTGGPPAGTFDDFEDTAWQKAFELTLLSYIRTVRAVLPSMRGNGGGRIVNSTSSSVKSVLDNLILSNTFRTGVMGLTKSLSQELGKDGILVNVIGPGRIGTARIEHLDSIRAERSGLSVEEVRRKAFDSIPLGRYGTVDEYGRLAAFLCSEANTYITGQTILLDGGMVKAF